Genomic window (Castor canadensis chromosome X, mCasCan1.hap1v2, whole genome shotgun sequence):
TTgaagggttttttattttgttgccagTCTGAGTGCAACACATTTTCTCTTGTACTTGTCTGAGAGCAGCTGATCCTTTTACCACTCCATCCTCACTATGCTTTCCCAAAGCATTGGATTCATTCAGAGTTAATGTTAAGGAGATTTTTCCTAGCACCTTAGTTGTCATAcagcaaaaattaatttattattcacCAACTAAATCCTTTAGAAAAATCAGGTAATATTAATTACAATATCATATATATGtgctttcattttaatatatctcAATTGTTCCACAAGAGTTGACTATGTTTTACTATCTCATTACCTTCAGGAACTAACAAAGATTTAATATACTGAGTCAACAGTAGTGTGGTTTCATTAATGTGTCTACTTGCCATATTAATGAGACATGTAAGCAGAAGGGACAGGTGATGACTTTGAAGGTAGCAATTACTTAAATTGCACTGAAGGAGCAATTCCAAGTCAtcacaatgtattttaatttacaaGTCCCCGGAAGAGAAATTCTCTTTTAAACAGATATTCCTCAGCATCAAAGCTAGAATATGCCAAGTAAAATGGAAAAGTGTCTACATGAAGCAGGCTGTTTCCCTTATGAGTGGTTGGATTGCATAAGTTGTGACATCAGTATCAAATGCTAATGCTCATGTTTGTTTAAAAATAGTTATGACTAATTATAAATTACTTTTAGTATTAGACACAATGGCTTGTTGTGTAGTCCTAACATGGGAACTCTGGTGTTGTCAGATAATATCAGACATTTTCCCTCTgaatttttaccattttctaacttttttccttttcagaaaatgGAGTAAAGTAATTTTAAGTTTGGGGGTACACAAGATCTCTGTAATCTCTTGAAGTTAAATAAATTCTTATAAGCAGGGGTAGAGAAGAttaaaaatgtttgataaaatgAGTAGCTGACTCCcgaaataatatatttaagtcatttttgaaaagaaaagtaatacTCCTTTGATTTAATCTTTAGGAAAAAGAGAACTTAAAAGAAGCTCATCTCTGAATAGAAAGGACAGAAGAGAGCGCTCTCATGGTGACAACCAGTATGTGAACAAGCCAGGTGATTATTTCTCAGTACAATTCATTTTTAAGcatgtttattagcatataattagttgtacagggaggttttattgtgacactatATACCGTATATGCTTACCATATATCTTGGTTAGATCTACCTccttcctccattattctcccaaaTCCTGCCACTCCCTTCTTaagacaatttcaacaggcttcattcttatgttcatacacatatacaaagtacttCGACCATATTCACCGTCCTTCACCCCTATGTtcgctcgcccctcccccatTAATACCTACCTCTgcataggacctgttttacattcctgtccttcgttttttaagtgtgtattcattgtttAAAGGCTTTTCgttgtggtatttcacacatgaatatattatCTAAGTACATATCTTAAGTGGTGGCTTAAAAGTGTTATGTGGCCACACTTTGGAGAAAGCTTCACTCTTTTGCCTCTAtgatctttttcttgttttcactgCTTGAATTTTTATTCCCCCACATCTCCAATCCcctctgtttttcaacagctttcagtaagTTGACTTGTGCCACCTTCATCACTAAAGAGAATGTACTTCAGCATTGTTCCCCctacctttctctttccctcttcccccatccccctcaTCCCATAGACAGTCCCTCAAATACAGTCATGGCTGACTTTAGCACACTAAAGTGTTTGTTTAAAGTAATTTCTTTTCAACACCTTTTCCCTAGTACTACCCATTTACATGTGTTTCCTTGCTTTTGTTTCATACTGAGCCATTCACTTACCAGAAGACACTCTGCTTAATCGATTCAGGTTAATTCCTATTAGAACAAATGCCATTGTCAGAGGGCTCTTCGTAAACATGATAGACTTACTGGAGCaaaatatttacaacaaaattcatttttttccatttttggcagtattgaggttgaACTCTGATCATCACTTTTGCTAGgcacactctattgcttgagcctcacctccagacctttttcctctggttattcttgagacagggtcttattttttgcccaggctggcttgaaccacaatccttctgttctctgcttttacACTTTCTGCCATATCTGGGATGACACACACATGGCACCACACtcagcatttttttcattgagatggagtctcaaatgGCCTGAAactgtggtcttcctgatctcagcctcccaagtagctaaggtgacaggtgtgagccactggtgcctggcagcaaCTCTGTTTTTGGTGTTGCTTCTGGTTCTGTACTGTGTCTGTGATGCATTTTCACTGAATACTTCCTGTGTTGTAATTCCTGTGATTTGCTAATAGTCTcttttctctgttcctgtcttaTACTGTCATGGTATATTGTTTTTATCTTGTGAAATTTCTGACTTTATGGAATTTTCCTCTGTTCTCATTCAATTACAGTCATCAGCAATCATGTCCTTCGTTATATACAAGTGCCAGTTCGTAGCCACAGCAGTGATGAATTGAAGACTTCCACCGTGCTTTCTATGTTAAGAGTCAAAATGAATCTTCACACAAAGTTAGATATGACTCCCCTGGATAAAGCAGACACCCCTCTTGAAGCAAATATGAGCATATCCCCCAAAGCTAGCATGGCAATACCATCTAAGCAGTCAGAAGTGCCACCTGAAGTGATCGTGGAGGTGCCCCCCCCAGGTGAACGTGGAGGCAGCCCCCAAAATGAACATAGAAGTGACCCCCAAGGAGAATGTGGAAATGCCTCCTCAGGGGAATACAGATGTGCAACCTGCTGTACACCCCATGGTGAGCATAGCTACTACTCCCATGGCTAGCATGGAATCCCCTGTGTTAAGCTTAGACTCATTGCCTTTGAGTGTGGAATCATCCCCATTGGTGAGTGTGGAGGCATCACCAGTGGTGAGTTTGGACACCTCCCCTGAGACCAGCATGGCTATATCTCCTGAAGTTGGCATAGACCCAGCTAGCATGGAAGCGTCCACTGAGACAAATGCGGATGAGACCAGTGTGGAAGTCCTACCCGAAGTTAATGTAGAAGAGAACTTGGAAGCTCATCTTGAGGGAAAAGCTGGAAGATCATCAGACGCAAGTATGAAATGACCATCTAAGGATAGCATAACACCTCCTAAAGTGATTGTAGATGTGGCATCACAGACAAGTGTAGACATGCCATGCAAGGTGAGCATGAATGTGTATCATAGGCCAAAACAAGTCTCCAGAGGTTTGTCAGGTGCCTTGTAGTGACACATTTCCTAGTAACATATATGCATTTTAGCCAGGTCAGATTTTATAACATAAGTAACTTATTGTTTGTGGCATTCTGCACTCCAATTAATAAATTACTTCAGCTAATTAAAACTTCTCTGAAGTTTGTTGTACCAGCATTTCACCCCAGAGATGAAATATTAGGTAATATTAGTAAACTTTTAGTAGAAGATAGAAAACATAACAGCTTATGTGAACTGTTTCTAAATTCTTGAGgaaaaagtttttgagaaatgTTCTAACCCTTAATTAAGATTCAGAAGTTGAATTAGGTTTTGAAGTAAAAGATTTCCTTTAAATTAATTGTTTCTGTTCTCTACTGGAATTGTGTGATATAACTTCTTAGTCTAGAAGAAAGTATCTTTGTACTTGTTTTTCATGCACTAAAGGGAAATTGGGGGTTTAAGgaagtaaaatttttttatgtatggtactggggcttgaactgagggccttcaccttgagccactccaccagccctatttttgtgaagggtcttttgagtagggtctccaaactatttgcccaggctggcttcaaaccatgatcctcgtgatctctgccttttgagtagctaggattacaggcgtgagccactggcacctggctataatTGTCTTTTATGCAGAATATTTTTCTCCCCAAAAGAAAGCTAGCTACAGCAAAATAATTGCTAGTAATGTCTTACCTTATTGCACCAATCTGCTCAGAAACCAGAACCGAAA
Coding sequences:
- the LOC109675089 gene encoding MAP7 domain-containing protein 3, which produces MQLLEKERKAKLQFEKQLEEKQRKIKEQKEKDERRRLSSEKRKQNLEAETEKYRAAVSRTMQWSTRFDQRSKRCSWDGSTENTENKNGKRELKRSSSLNRKDRRERSHGDNQYVNKPVISNHVLRYIQVPVRSHSSDELKTSTVLSMLRVKMNLHTKLDMTPLDKADTPLEANMSISPKASMAIPSKQSEVPPEVIVEVPPPGERGGSPQNEHRSDPQGECGNASSGEYRCATCCTPHGEHSYYSHG